A window of the Serratia sarumanii genome harbors these coding sequences:
- the ttrA gene encoding tetrathionate reductase subunit TtrA, with the protein MAKLTRRQWLKVGLAFGGLSAFGLSYREVAKRAIDGLIHGTSGRVTLDRINGNSLQPEGRAVPEWQGNPQQAISMTQCFGCWTQCGVRVRVDRQTDRVLRIAGNPYHPLSQERHLDSALPLQDALAQLGGESGLDARSTACARGATLLEGLYSPLRVLEPMKRVGKRGEGKWQRISFEQLIAEVVEGGDLFGEGHVDGLRAIRDLETPIDARQPGLGPKANQLLVTNAGDDGRDSFLRRFAQNSFGSKNFGAHGAYCGLAYRAGSGALMNDLDKNPHVKPDWEQVEFALFMGTSPAQSGNPFKRQARQLASARLRSEFRYAVVAPALPLTTTLADDHGHWIPILPGTDSALAMAMIRWILDNRRYQAGYLAIPSEAAMQRAGEKSWTNATHLVIAESEHPLAGQHLTLAHLNGAESASPLVVNGAGELVAAETCDSAELWITRTVTLHDGAQVAVKSGFQCLKEAADKLSPEAYSRECGVPVARIAALAEAFTAHGRKAAVIAHGGMMAANGFYNTWSVMMLNVLIGNLSLTGGVFVGGGKFNGFAEGPRYNLVEFPGLVKPKGLNIARSKAAYETSDEYREKVAAGVSPWPARAPWYPFVAGQLTELLTSALAGYPYGLKAWISNMTNPLYGIAGLRGVAEERLKDPARLPLFIAIDAFINETTALADYIVPDTHNFESWGFSAPWGGVASKATTARWPIVTPATAKTAQGQPISMEAFCIAVAKRLALPGFGDRAIGDGRGGLLPLNRAEDYYLRAAANVAFAGKAPVPAVREEELALSGVDRLLPQLAQTLRADEIGRVAFIYSRGGRFAGHDSGRRDGSVGNRWEKPLQIWNAEVAKHRHAITGERFSGCPTCYPARLSDGRAVEELYPERQWPLRLMSFKSNVMSSSTAVIRRLHDVKPVNLVALNPADGARFGIQHGDWVSISTPGGSREAQISLLAGVMPGVIAVEHGYGHREMGASQHYLDGEPLAMDKRIAAGINLNDLGFADPTREVPNTWLDWVTGAAVRQGIPAAIVKLSA; encoded by the coding sequence ATGGCTAAACTCACCCGGCGTCAGTGGTTGAAAGTGGGCCTGGCCTTCGGCGGGCTGTCCGCTTTCGGCCTGAGCTATCGCGAGGTCGCCAAACGGGCGATCGACGGCTTGATTCACGGCACCTCAGGGCGCGTGACTCTGGATCGCATCAACGGCAACTCTCTGCAGCCCGAAGGGCGGGCAGTGCCGGAATGGCAAGGCAATCCGCAGCAGGCCATCTCGATGACCCAGTGCTTCGGTTGCTGGACGCAATGCGGCGTGCGGGTGCGGGTGGACAGGCAGACCGATCGGGTATTGCGTATCGCCGGTAACCCGTATCATCCGTTGTCTCAGGAGCGGCACCTCGATTCTGCGTTGCCGCTGCAGGACGCGTTGGCGCAGCTGGGCGGGGAGAGCGGCCTCGACGCGCGTTCCACCGCCTGCGCGCGGGGCGCTACGCTGCTGGAGGGGCTTTACAGCCCGCTGCGCGTGCTGGAGCCAATGAAACGCGTCGGCAAACGCGGCGAGGGCAAGTGGCAGCGCATCAGCTTCGAGCAGTTGATCGCCGAAGTGGTGGAGGGCGGCGATCTGTTCGGCGAGGGGCATGTGGACGGCCTGCGGGCGATCCGCGATCTGGAAACGCCGATCGATGCCCGACAGCCGGGGCTGGGGCCGAAAGCCAACCAGCTGCTGGTGACCAACGCCGGTGATGACGGGCGCGACAGCTTCCTGCGGCGCTTCGCCCAGAACAGCTTCGGCAGCAAAAATTTCGGCGCGCACGGCGCTTACTGCGGGCTGGCCTACCGCGCCGGTTCCGGCGCGTTGATGAACGATCTGGACAAGAATCCGCACGTGAAACCGGACTGGGAACAGGTCGAATTCGCGCTGTTTATGGGCACCTCGCCGGCGCAGTCCGGCAACCCGTTCAAGCGTCAGGCCCGGCAGTTGGCCAGCGCCAGATTGCGCAGCGAATTCCGCTACGCGGTAGTGGCACCGGCGCTGCCGTTGACCACCACGCTGGCGGACGATCATGGCCATTGGATCCCGATACTGCCGGGCACCGACTCGGCGCTGGCGATGGCGATGATCCGTTGGATCCTCGACAATCGGCGTTATCAGGCCGGTTATCTCGCCATCCCGTCGGAGGCTGCCATGCAACGCGCCGGCGAGAAGAGCTGGACCAACGCCACGCATCTGGTGATCGCCGAGAGCGAGCACCCGTTGGCGGGGCAGCATCTGACGCTGGCCCATCTGAACGGCGCGGAGTCGGCGTCGCCGCTGGTGGTCAACGGTGCGGGGGAACTGGTGGCGGCCGAGACGTGCGACAGCGCCGAGCTGTGGATAACCCGCACGGTGACGCTGCACGACGGCGCACAGGTGGCGGTGAAGAGCGGCTTTCAGTGTCTGAAAGAGGCGGCCGACAAGCTGTCGCCGGAAGCCTACAGCCGGGAATGCGGCGTACCGGTGGCGCGCATCGCGGCGCTGGCCGAGGCCTTTACCGCCCACGGGCGCAAGGCGGCGGTGATCGCCCATGGCGGGATGATGGCGGCGAACGGGTTTTACAATACCTGGTCGGTGATGATGCTCAACGTGTTGATCGGTAACCTGAGCCTGACGGGCGGGGTGTTCGTCGGCGGCGGCAAATTCAACGGTTTCGCCGAGGGGCCGCGCTATAACCTGGTCGAGTTTCCCGGTCTGGTAAAACCGAAGGGGTTGAATATCGCGCGCAGCAAGGCCGCCTATGAAACCTCCGACGAATACCGCGAAAAAGTGGCGGCGGGCGTTTCGCCCTGGCCGGCCAGGGCGCCTTGGTATCCGTTCGTCGCCGGGCAGTTGACCGAGCTGCTGACGTCGGCGCTGGCGGGATATCCGTACGGGCTGAAAGCCTGGATCTCGAACATGACCAACCCCCTGTACGGTATCGCCGGGTTGCGCGGTGTGGCGGAAGAGCGGCTGAAAGATCCGGCGCGTTTGCCGCTGTTTATCGCCATCGATGCGTTTATCAACGAAACGACGGCATTGGCCGACTATATCGTCCCGGACACCCATAACTTTGAGAGCTGGGGATTCAGCGCCCCCTGGGGCGGCGTCGCCAGCAAGGCCACCACTGCGCGCTGGCCGATAGTGACGCCGGCGACCGCGAAAACGGCGCAAGGGCAGCCGATCTCCATGGAGGCGTTTTGCATCGCCGTCGCCAAACGCCTGGCGCTGCCGGGGTTCGGCGATCGCGCTATCGGCGACGGCCGGGGCGGGCTGCTGCCGCTCAACCGCGCCGAGGATTATTATCTGCGCGCCGCCGCCAACGTGGCGTTTGCCGGCAAGGCGCCGGTGCCGGCCGTGAGGGAGGAAGAGCTGGCGTTGAGCGGCGTCGATCGCTTGTTGCCGCAGCTTGCGCAGACGCTGCGCGCCGATGAGATCGGCCGCGTGGCGTTTATCTACAGCCGCGGCGGCCGCTTCGCCGGTCATGACAGCGGCCGCCGCGACGGCAGCGTGGGCAACCGCTGGGAGAAGCCGCTGCAGATCTGGAATGCGGAAGTGGCGAAGCACCGGCATGCGATTACCGGCGAGCGTTTCAGCGGCTGCCCAACCTGCTACCCGGCGCGTTTGTCGGACGGCCGCGCGGTGGAAGAACTCTACCCTGAGCGGCAGTGGCCGCTGCGGCTGATGTCCTTCAAATCCAATGTGATGAGCAGCTCCACCGCGGTGATCCGGCGCCTGCACGACGTGAAGCCGGTGAACCTGGTGGCGCTGAACCCGGCGGACGGGGCGCGTTTCGGCATTCAACACGGTGATTGGGTGAGCATCAGCACCCCGGGCGGCAGCCGTGAGGCGCAGATCAGTCTGCTGGCGGGGGTGATGCCCGGCGTGATCGCGGTGGAACACGGCTACGGCCACCGGGAGATGGGCGCCAGCCAGCACTACCTGGACGGCGAGCCGCTGGCGATGGATAAGCGCATTGCCGCCGGCATCAACCTCAACGATCTGGGGTTTGCCGATCCGACGCGCGAAGTGCCGAACACCTGGCTGGACTGGGTGACCGGTGCGGCGGTGCGCCAGGGGATTCCAGCGGCGATCGTCAAACTTTCCGCGTAA
- the ttrC gene encoding tetrathionate reductase subunit TtrC — MSRQLMIAEVLSQPQAVSWLPWAVQYFFFIGIAACAALLACVWRWRGGDNAAHLERAALFIGLTCAITAPLALTADLHQTARFWHFYAYPTPWSWMPWGALFLPLFTLLIGLWFIAIEFTRLTGRPVALLRGIAPACALVAIGLLLYTGREVSVVRARPIWFSYAFPIVMFLSALQALLALLLLAMRKRPGLQAPLARGMLLTLLPLGGAILLWVCGDTLSGAAVRHWLQTQATARQYAAGWIALWGLALAWAAWAAYRRLPRGGAPLLVACALGLSWLMRWTLLIEVQTIPKYNASYSPYSLPLGTDGLLAIVGTFGLWLALMIMVREAQAFLLRRKQHG, encoded by the coding sequence ATGAGCCGCCAACTGATGATCGCAGAGGTTTTGAGCCAGCCGCAGGCGGTGAGCTGGCTGCCGTGGGCCGTGCAATATTTCTTCTTTATCGGCATTGCCGCCTGCGCCGCGCTGCTGGCCTGCGTGTGGCGCTGGCGCGGTGGAGACAACGCCGCACATTTGGAGCGCGCGGCGCTGTTTATCGGGCTGACGTGCGCCATCACCGCGCCGCTGGCGTTGACCGCCGATCTGCATCAAACCGCCCGTTTCTGGCATTTTTACGCCTACCCGACGCCCTGGTCGTGGATGCCGTGGGGCGCGCTGTTCTTGCCGTTGTTTACCTTGCTGATCGGCCTGTGGTTTATCGCGATTGAATTTACACGGCTGACGGGCAGACCGGTTGCGCTGTTGCGTGGGATCGCGCCCGCCTGCGCGCTGGTGGCTATCGGCCTGCTGTTGTACACCGGGCGCGAGGTTTCCGTCGTGCGCGCCCGCCCAATCTGGTTCAGCTACGCATTTCCGATCGTGATGTTCCTCAGCGCGCTGCAGGCGCTCTTGGCTCTGTTGCTGTTGGCGATGCGCAAACGGCCCGGCCTGCAGGCGCCGCTGGCGCGCGGGATGCTGCTGACGCTGCTGCCGCTCGGCGGGGCGATCCTGCTGTGGGTGTGCGGCGATACGCTATCCGGCGCGGCGGTACGCCACTGGCTGCAGACGCAGGCGACGGCGCGCCAGTATGCTGCCGGCTGGATCGCGCTGTGGGGGCTGGCGCTGGCGTGGGCCGCCTGGGCGGCCTATCGACGTTTGCCGCGCGGCGGCGCGCCGCTGCTGGTGGCCTGCGCGCTGGGGCTGAGCTGGCTGATGCGCTGGACGCTGTTGATTGAGGTGCAGACCATCCCGAAATACAACGCGTCTTATTCCCCCTATAGCCTGCCGCTTGGTACCGATGGCTTGCTGGCGATCGTCGGCACCTTCGGGCTGTGGCTGGCGTTAATGATCATGGTGCGTGAAGCACAGGCGTTTTTACTGCGGAGAAAACAACATGGCTAA
- the ttrB gene encoding tetrathionate reductase subunit TtrB yields MDFGKRQFLQRLGVLTAGASLIPVAEAGLTLAPTRREGDASRRYAMLIDLRRCVGCQACTVSCAIENQTPHGEFRTTVNQYQVSLEGEAVATNVLLPRLCNHCDNPPCVPVCPVQATFQREDGIVVVDNKRCVGCAYCVQACPYDARFINHATQTADKCTFCVHRLEAGLLPACVESCVGGARIIGDMRDPHSTLSKLLRRHEAEIKVLKPENQTAPHVFYLGLDDAFVTPLPGRAQVALWGEGR; encoded by the coding sequence ATGGATTTCGGTAAACGGCAGTTTTTGCAGCGGCTGGGCGTGTTGACGGCGGGGGCTTCGCTGATCCCCGTGGCGGAGGCCGGGCTGACGTTAGCGCCGACGCGGCGCGAGGGGGATGCCAGCCGCCGCTACGCGATGCTGATCGATCTGCGGCGCTGCGTTGGGTGCCAGGCCTGTACCGTCAGTTGTGCCATTGAAAACCAGACGCCGCACGGCGAGTTCCGCACCACGGTAAACCAGTACCAGGTCAGTCTCGAAGGCGAAGCGGTGGCGACCAACGTGCTGCTGCCCAGGCTGTGCAACCACTGCGACAACCCGCCCTGCGTACCGGTGTGCCCGGTGCAGGCCACCTTCCAGCGCGAGGACGGGATCGTGGTGGTCGACAACAAACGCTGCGTGGGTTGCGCCTATTGCGTGCAGGCCTGCCCGTACGATGCCCGTTTTATCAATCACGCCACCCAAACGGCGGACAAATGCACCTTCTGCGTACACCGGCTGGAGGCGGGATTGCTGCCGGCATGCGTGGAGTCGTGCGTGGGCGGGGCGCGGATCATCGGCGATATGCGCGATCCGCACAGCACGCTGAGCAAGCTGCTGCGGCGTCACGAGGCCGAGATCAAAGTCCTCAAGCCGGAGAACCAAACCGCGCCCCACGTGTTTTATCTGGGGCTGGATGATGCCTTCGTCACGCCGCTGCCGGGGCGGGCGCAGGTCGCCTTATGGGGAGAGGGACGATGA
- the ttrS gene encoding tetrathionate respiration histidine kinase TtrS codes for MAAQAGEWSVGVLAMRGDAATERDWQPLIDRLNGSVGGERFRLRPLDLAQMREAVNRGSVQFVVTNPAQFVQLNSHYHLRWLASLRAANGDRATGNIIGSVILVRRDSGITTPQALMGKTVGAIDPQAFGGYLTGYKALSDAGIRPERDFHLRFTGFPADALLYLLRERAIQAAIVPVCLLEKMGKEGLINPADFRPLLQQATSAPCVTSTPLYPNWSFAALPGLDNSLVDAVARALLTAPPQSPFLWGAPASTSEVEALLRAVNQHPEQRRLWLDIKSWLIQHQTAVGLSLALLALLIVNHIWIALLVRRRGRQLLHADEQLRRQERALENARQLNVLGEMASGFAHELNQPLAAIRHYAQGCLIQLRNTDAGHPLLGPLENIDRQAQRGGETIHNLRQWVQPTAEAIDQTRWRPTAVSETAERVWTLLRLTQRYPDLTLFNNVAPSLTLTLPPALLEQLLANLLLNAAQAGANAVWLSAAKSERAMELHLQDNAGGMTTAGLEQAFRPFNTTKAGGMGLGLAICRRLARYGGGEIRLANRPAPDRRNGLCVTLHFILDNEENHVANLSGG; via the coding sequence ATGGCGGCACAGGCGGGCGAGTGGTCGGTCGGCGTGCTGGCGATGCGCGGCGATGCGGCGACCGAGCGTGACTGGCAGCCGCTGATCGACAGGCTCAACGGCAGCGTCGGCGGAGAACGCTTCCGCCTGCGGCCGCTCGATCTGGCGCAGATGCGCGAAGCGGTCAATCGGGGCAGCGTGCAGTTCGTGGTCACTAATCCGGCGCAGTTTGTGCAGCTGAACAGCCACTATCATCTGCGCTGGCTGGCGTCGTTGCGCGCCGCCAACGGCGATCGGGCAACGGGCAACATCATCGGCAGCGTGATTCTGGTGCGGCGCGACAGCGGCATTACGACGCCGCAGGCGCTGATGGGCAAAACGGTGGGCGCCATCGATCCGCAGGCCTTCGGCGGCTATCTGACCGGCTATAAGGCGCTCAGCGACGCCGGCATACGGCCCGAGCGCGATTTTCACCTGCGCTTTACCGGTTTCCCTGCCGACGCCCTGCTCTATCTGTTGCGCGAGCGCGCCATTCAGGCCGCCATCGTCCCGGTCTGCCTGCTGGAGAAAATGGGCAAGGAAGGCCTGATCAACCCGGCGGATTTTCGCCCGCTGCTGCAACAGGCCACGTCGGCTCCCTGCGTCACCAGCACGCCGCTTTATCCCAACTGGTCGTTCGCCGCCCTGCCCGGCCTGGATAACTCACTGGTGGATGCGGTGGCGAGAGCCTTGCTGACCGCACCGCCCCAGTCTCCCTTCCTGTGGGGCGCACCGGCCTCGACCAGCGAGGTGGAAGCGCTGCTGCGCGCCGTCAATCAGCACCCGGAACAGCGGCGGCTATGGCTGGATATCAAGAGCTGGCTGATCCAGCATCAGACGGCCGTCGGCCTGTCGCTGGCGCTGCTGGCGCTGTTGATCGTCAACCATATCTGGATCGCGCTGCTGGTGCGCCGACGCGGGCGACAACTGCTCCACGCCGACGAGCAACTGCGGCGGCAGGAACGGGCGCTGGAAAACGCCAGGCAGCTGAACGTGCTGGGGGAGATGGCCTCCGGCTTCGCGCACGAGCTCAACCAGCCGCTGGCGGCCATTCGCCACTATGCGCAGGGGTGCCTGATCCAACTGCGCAACACGGACGCCGGGCATCCGCTGCTGGGGCCGCTGGAAAATATCGACCGGCAGGCGCAGCGCGGCGGCGAGACGATTCATAACCTGCGCCAGTGGGTGCAGCCCACCGCGGAGGCGATAGACCAAACGCGCTGGCGCCCCACCGCGGTAAGCGAAACCGCCGAGCGGGTGTGGACGCTGTTGCGCCTGACGCAGCGCTATCCCGACCTGACGTTGTTCAATAACGTGGCACCTTCGCTGACGCTAACCCTGCCGCCGGCGCTGCTGGAACAGTTGCTGGCGAACCTGCTGCTGAATGCGGCGCAGGCCGGGGCCAATGCCGTCTGGCTTTCCGCCGCCAAGAGCGAACGGGCGATGGAGTTGCATCTGCAGGACAACGCGGGCGGCATGACAACGGCCGGGCTGGAACAGGCTTTTCGCCCCTTCAACACCACCAAGGCCGGCGGCATGGGGCTGGGGTTAGCCATTTGCCGGCGCCTTGCCCGCTATGGCGGCGGCGAAATCCGCCTGGCTAACCGCCCGGCTCCCGACCGCCGCAACGGGCTGTGCGTAACGCTGCATTTCATATTGGATAACGAGGAAAACCATGTCGCTAATTTATCTGGTGGATGA
- the ttrR gene encoding tetrathionate respiration response regulator TtrR, with translation MSLIYLVDDDVAVTDACHFLLTSLGHGVQCWNDSADFLAQADLFQTGIVLLDMRMPKLDGHQVYGELRRRGSTLAVVFLSGHGDVPMAVEQMKYGAVDFLQKPIAAEPLIAALERAQQVSAEAWQRHETCGRYRTLTPKERDIAQLVVRGMMNREMAERLNIALRTVEVHRAKVMEKMQAASLAELVIQLQDLPHAAQE, from the coding sequence ATGTCGCTAATTTATCTGGTGGATGATGACGTCGCCGTCACCGACGCCTGCCATTTTTTGCTGACCAGCCTCGGCCACGGCGTGCAATGCTGGAATGACAGCGCCGATTTTCTGGCGCAGGCGGACCTATTTCAGACCGGGATCGTCTTGCTGGACATGCGGATGCCGAAGCTCGATGGTCACCAGGTTTACGGGGAGCTGCGCCGCCGCGGCAGCACGCTGGCGGTGGTGTTCCTGTCCGGCCATGGCGACGTGCCGATGGCGGTTGAGCAGATGAAGTACGGCGCGGTGGACTTCCTGCAAAAACCGATCGCCGCTGAACCGCTGATCGCCGCCCTCGAACGGGCGCAGCAGGTCTCCGCCGAGGCCTGGCAACGCCATGAAACTTGCGGCCGCTACCGCACGCTCACGCCGAAAGAACGCGACATTGCGCAGCTGGTGGTGCGGGGCATGATGAACAGGGAAATGGCTGAGCGGTTGAATATCGCCCTGCGCACCGTGGAGGTTCACCGGGCAAAAGTGATGGAGAAAATGCAGGCCGCCAGCCTGGCGGAATTGGTGATTCAGCTGCAGGATTTACCGCACGCCGCGCAAGAATGA
- a CDS encoding DinI family protein, whose protein sequence is MFVELVYDKRNVAGLPNAAEIIRNELEKRVHALFPEADVRVKPMQANGLNSDASKSDREKLNRMLEEMFEEADQWLVTDI, encoded by the coding sequence ATGTTTGTAGAATTGGTGTACGACAAACGCAACGTCGCTGGGTTACCCAACGCCGCCGAGATTATTCGCAACGAGCTGGAAAAACGCGTGCATGCACTGTTCCCGGAAGCTGACGTGCGCGTGAAGCCGATGCAGGCCAACGGCCTGAACTCCGACGCCAGCAAAAGCGATCGTGAGAAGCTGAACCGAATGTTGGAAGAGATGTTCGAAGAAGCGGATCAGTGGCTGGTCACGGATATTTGA
- the osmE gene encoding osmotically-inducible lipoprotein OsmE: MTKKLVLAVGTAAVFSILAGCTTYDRAASYVNEPVVSDVKVGMTKQQVRAIAGPPSTSATLIHAQGTCDTYAVAPRDGKVQTYFVSYNDTGHVMNKGYQTCSDYDSQPK, from the coding sequence ATGACGAAGAAGTTGGTTTTGGCCGTCGGCACCGCGGCGGTATTTTCCATTCTTGCCGGTTGCACCACCTATGATCGCGCAGCCAGTTATGTCAATGAGCCGGTGGTCAGCGATGTCAAAGTAGGGATGACCAAGCAGCAGGTGCGGGCTATCGCCGGTCCGCCGTCGACGTCCGCCACGCTGATCCATGCGCAGGGCACCTGCGACACTTATGCGGTGGCGCCGCGCGACGGCAAGGTGCAAACCTATTTTGTCAGCTACAACGACACGGGCCATGTCATGAACAAGGGCTATCAAACCTGTTCAGACTACGATTCTCAGCCGAAATAA
- a CDS encoding DUF1348 family protein, whose amino-acid sequence MSIKPPLPPFTRESAIEKVRLAEDAWNSRDPERVSQVYSLDTHWRNRAEFVDGRAAVVGFLQRKWAKELEYRLIKELWAFDGARIAVRFAYEWRDDSGNWYRSFGNENWEFNQEGLMINRHACINDMPIREQDRRFHWPLGRRPDDVPALSDFGF is encoded by the coding sequence ATGAGCATTAAACCCCCATTGCCGCCTTTTACCCGCGAATCCGCCATCGAGAAGGTGCGGCTGGCGGAGGATGCCTGGAACAGTCGCGATCCCGAACGCGTATCGCAGGTGTATTCCCTCGATACCCACTGGCGTAACCGCGCGGAGTTTGTCGACGGGCGCGCGGCGGTGGTCGGCTTTTTGCAACGCAAATGGGCGAAAGAACTGGAGTATCGGCTGATTAAGGAGCTGTGGGCGTTTGACGGCGCGCGCATCGCGGTGCGTTTCGCCTATGAATGGCGCGACGATTCCGGCAACTGGTATCGCAGCTTCGGCAATGAAAACTGGGAGTTCAATCAGGAGGGGCTGATGATCAACCGCCATGCCTGCATCAACGACATGCCGATTCGCGAACAGGATCGGCGTTTTCATTGGCCGCTCGGCCGGCGCCCGGACGATGTTCCAGCGCTGAGCGATTTCGGTTTTTGA
- a CDS encoding TetR/AcrR family transcriptional regulator, with protein sequence MTADLNALPARQRILLTAHDLFYQEGIRATGIDRIIKESGVTKVTFYRHFPSKNDLITAFLTYRHQQWLSWFSTSLARHVAQTGGLLPALVPCLAEWFDDPRFRGCAFINTAVEIADLLPESLHIAGRHKRQMADELARHLPAGPQQEQRAAMLAMLIDGAIVRVQIEQQPQAALQVLNAALDMLAQGGFDQ encoded by the coding sequence ATGACCGCCGATCTCAACGCCTTGCCCGCCCGCCAGCGCATCCTGCTGACGGCGCACGATCTGTTTTATCAAGAAGGGATCCGCGCCACCGGTATCGATCGCATCATCAAGGAATCGGGCGTGACCAAAGTGACCTTCTACCGCCACTTTCCCAGCAAGAACGATTTGATTACGGCGTTTTTGACCTATCGCCATCAGCAGTGGCTCAGTTGGTTCAGCACATCACTGGCCCGCCATGTGGCGCAGACCGGCGGGTTGCTGCCGGCGCTGGTACCCTGCCTGGCGGAATGGTTCGACGATCCGCGCTTTCGCGGCTGCGCGTTTATCAATACTGCGGTGGAGATAGCCGATCTGCTGCCGGAAAGCCTGCACATCGCCGGCCGGCATAAGCGGCAGATGGCGGATGAACTGGCGCGCCACCTGCCCGCCGGGCCGCAGCAGGAACAGCGGGCGGCAATGCTGGCGATGCTGATCGACGGCGCCATCGTCAGAGTGCAGATAGAGCAGCAACCGCAGGCCGCGCTGCAGGTGCTGAATGCCGCGTTGGACATGTTGGCGCAAGGCGGGTTCGATCAGTAA
- a CDS encoding VOC family protein, with translation MELKIDKVIETVLYVSDIERADAFYRQVLKLPAMVANERFRAYNVGDRSVLLLFIEGDSLRGAQYPTGFIPAHDGVGPAHIGLAVAKEQLPHWERHLVANGVEIEGRMRWEHGGESIYFRDPDAHLLELVTPGIWANY, from the coding sequence ATGGAACTCAAGATCGATAAGGTGATCGAAACGGTGCTGTACGTCAGCGACATTGAACGCGCGGACGCTTTTTACCGGCAGGTGCTGAAGCTGCCGGCAATGGTCGCCAATGAACGGTTTCGCGCCTATAACGTCGGCGATCGGAGCGTACTGTTGCTGTTTATCGAGGGCGATTCGCTGCGCGGGGCGCAGTATCCGACCGGGTTTATTCCCGCGCACGATGGCGTGGGGCCGGCGCATATCGGGCTGGCGGTGGCGAAAGAGCAACTGCCGCACTGGGAACGGCATCTGGTGGCCAACGGCGTGGAGATTGAGGGGCGAATGCGTTGGGAACACGGCGGGGAGAGCATTTATTTTCGCGATCCCGACGCCCACCTGCTGGAGCTGGTGACGCCGGGCATCTGGGCCAATTACTGA
- the ompC gene encoding porin OmpC, translating into MKLRVLSLMVPALLVAGTAGAAEIYNKDGNKLDLYGKVDGLHYFSSNNGVDGDQSYMRFGLRGETQISDQLTGYGQWEYQANLNHAENQDNKNFTRYGFAGLKFGDYGSFDYGRNTGVLYDVAAYTDLQPEFDGMTYGADQFMFQRSSGLATYRNNDFFGLVDGLNFALQYQGKNGNGEETNNGRDVLGQNGEGYGMSMSYDMGYGISAAGAFFNSRRTSEQNGAGAYRNIMGRGDKAEGYSGGLKYDANDVYLAVMFTQSYNAARFGSSDSSVYGYANKAQSFEAYAHYQFDFGLRPFVGYNQTKGKDLGRAGNGKDYGDQDLVKFVDLGATYFFNKNMSTYVDYKINLVDNNDFTDAAGINTDNVVAVGLVYQF; encoded by the coding sequence ATGAAACTTCGAGTACTCTCTCTGATGGTACCCGCACTGCTGGTTGCAGGCACAGCAGGCGCGGCGGAAATCTACAACAAAGACGGTAATAAACTGGATTTGTACGGTAAAGTCGACGGTCTTCACTATTTCTCCAGCAACAACGGCGTGGACGGCGATCAGTCTTATATGCGTTTTGGCCTGCGCGGCGAAACGCAAATCAGCGATCAGCTGACCGGGTACGGCCAGTGGGAATATCAGGCGAACCTGAACCACGCTGAAAACCAGGACAACAAGAACTTCACCCGTTACGGCTTCGCCGGTCTGAAATTCGGCGACTATGGCTCCTTCGACTACGGCCGTAACACCGGCGTGCTGTACGACGTCGCGGCGTATACCGACTTGCAGCCTGAGTTCGACGGTATGACCTACGGCGCCGACCAGTTCATGTTCCAGCGTTCCAGCGGCCTGGCGACCTACCGTAACAATGACTTCTTCGGTCTGGTTGACGGCCTGAACTTCGCCCTGCAGTACCAGGGTAAAAACGGCAACGGCGAAGAGACCAACAACGGTCGTGACGTCCTGGGCCAAAACGGCGAAGGCTACGGTATGTCCATGAGCTATGACATGGGCTACGGCATCAGCGCCGCGGGCGCCTTCTTCAACTCTCGCCGCACCAGCGAGCAGAACGGCGCCGGCGCGTACCGCAATATTATGGGCCGCGGCGACAAGGCGGAAGGTTACTCCGGCGGTCTGAAATATGACGCCAACGACGTTTACCTGGCGGTGATGTTCACCCAGTCCTACAACGCGGCGCGTTTCGGCAGTTCCGACAGCAGCGTTTATGGCTACGCCAACAAGGCGCAGAGCTTCGAAGCCTACGCGCACTACCAGTTCGACTTCGGTCTGCGTCCGTTCGTGGGCTATAACCAGACCAAAGGTAAAGACCTGGGCCGCGCCGGCAACGGCAAGGACTACGGCGATCAAGATCTGGTCAAATTCGTCGACCTGGGTGCGACCTACTTCTTCAACAAAAACATGTCTACCTATGTTGATTACAAAATCAACCTGGTGGACAACAACGATTTCACCGACGCTGCCGGCATCAACACCGACAACGTGGTTGCCGTGGGCCTGGTTTACCAGTTCTAA